The proteins below are encoded in one region of Neoasaia chiangmaiensis:
- a CDS encoding OmpA family protein, which yields MSGLSRRAPFLATVFACGLTACASNGPIPPLPPGAMATVQGPVGTPPATTLSSLTGDLVPQISTVTIPAGTLDPASPTAQVTRVVFSERAFFAFDQDQPLPGAARAFDAIAGEMKAGHIGQTVTVLGHTDSIGSAAYNVDLSRRRAEAALRALAARGIPTAALSAVAIGARQPIASNDTDAGRALNRRVEFLISPSQADNLAAIRQTHVMAGNLATDIRDVTSAPIYGLNQNGLLPAGDVALAPPDPLPATAPLEAAPVRRARVQRVRPVKLLAPQPVQSRPLGSNQTSY from the coding sequence ATGTCCGGTTTGTCTCGTCGTGCTCCCTTTCTCGCCACCGTTTTCGCCTGCGGACTGACCGCCTGCGCATCGAACGGCCCCATACCGCCCCTGCCACCGGGCGCGATGGCCACCGTCCAGGGGCCTGTCGGCACGCCACCAGCCACGACGCTCTCCAGCCTGACGGGCGACCTCGTCCCACAAATCTCCACGGTGACGATCCCCGCCGGCACGCTTGATCCGGCGTCGCCGACGGCGCAGGTCACGCGTGTCGTCTTTTCGGAACGGGCGTTCTTCGCCTTCGACCAAGACCAGCCCCTACCGGGCGCCGCCCGCGCGTTCGACGCCATCGCGGGTGAGATGAAGGCGGGACATATCGGCCAGACGGTGACGGTACTGGGCCATACCGATTCAATCGGCTCGGCGGCCTATAACGTCGACCTCTCCCGTCGCCGCGCCGAGGCGGCCCTGCGCGCGCTGGCTGCGCGCGGCATTCCGACGGCCGCGCTCAGCGCCGTCGCCATCGGCGCACGGCAACCCATCGCCAGCAACGATACCGATGCGGGTCGCGCGCTGAACCGTCGGGTGGAATTCCTGATTTCGCCCAGCCAGGCGGACAACCTCGCCGCCATTCGGCAAACGCATGTCATGGCCGGGAATCTCGCAACGGATATACGGGATGTTACCAGCGCCCCGATTTACGGGCTGAACCAGAACGGCCTGCTTCCCGCCGGAGATGTCGCGCTCGCACCGCCCGATCCACTCCCGGCCACCGCGCCGCTGGAGGCCGCACCCGTCCGCCGGGCTCGCGTGCAACGCGTCAGACCGGTCAAACTGCTGGCACCGCAGCCCGTTCAATCCCGTCCCCTTGGCAGCAACCAGACGAGTTACTGA
- a CDS encoding MFS transporter, with amino-acid sequence MTGMSLATRRLVMLCAVLGIVLAGLDGAIANIALPTIARELACSETATVWIVNAYQIAVAVCLLPAAALGESIGIKRVYGFGMALFTAASLGCAMAPSIGALVSARVVQGIGGACMAALSGALVRSTQPRETMHRAFATIALAVAISAAIGPTLAAGILAVATWPWLFLINVPIGVVAVPLFFRVTPMSARRPQSFDVAGTLLNIGTLGLVVLGVDALGHGQHTLAMAEIAASLLCGACLYRQQRHRPAPLLPLDLLAIPLFSLSIATSICAYAAQILAYVSLPFLFQNVMHRSAIATGLLVTPWPLLVAFAAPWAGRLATRYPSSLLSSIGLGVLACGLLALALMPAQPAIADVIWRMALSGIGFGFYQTPNNLTVMTAGPAMRSGAASGMLAVARTMGWSFGSALVVVMFGLSSGSGGAIDCLYLAVAFALSGAILSASRGAIRHERGA; translated from the coding sequence ATGACCGGAATGTCCCTGGCAACGCGCCGCCTTGTCATGCTTTGCGCGGTTCTGGGCATTGTCCTGGCCGGACTGGACGGCGCGATCGCCAACATCGCCTTGCCAACGATCGCACGTGAACTGGCATGCAGCGAGACGGCAACGGTCTGGATCGTCAACGCCTATCAGATTGCCGTCGCCGTATGTCTCCTCCCTGCCGCAGCACTTGGTGAATCCATCGGGATCAAACGCGTCTACGGCTTCGGCATGGCGCTGTTCACCGCGGCGTCGCTCGGCTGTGCGATGGCACCTTCGATCGGCGCGCTCGTGAGCGCGCGCGTTGTGCAGGGCATCGGCGGGGCGTGCATGGCGGCACTCAGCGGGGCTCTGGTCCGCTCGACACAGCCGCGCGAGACAATGCATCGCGCCTTCGCCACCATCGCCCTTGCCGTGGCGATTTCCGCCGCCATCGGCCCGACACTGGCCGCCGGCATCCTCGCCGTGGCGACATGGCCCTGGCTGTTCCTCATCAACGTGCCGATCGGCGTGGTCGCCGTGCCGCTGTTCTTCCGCGTGACGCCAATGAGCGCCCGGCGCCCGCAATCGTTCGACGTCGCCGGAACGCTCCTCAATATCGGCACCCTCGGGTTGGTCGTGCTGGGCGTGGACGCGCTGGGTCATGGCCAACACACGCTGGCCATGGCTGAAATCGCCGCCAGCCTGCTCTGCGGCGCCTGTCTCTACCGGCAGCAGCGCCATCGGCCCGCGCCACTCCTGCCGCTCGACCTTCTGGCCATTCCCTTGTTCTCGCTCTCCATCGCGACGTCGATCTGCGCCTACGCCGCGCAGATTCTGGCATACGTGTCGCTGCCGTTCCTTTTCCAGAACGTCATGCATCGCTCGGCCATCGCCACCGGACTGCTCGTGACACCATGGCCGTTGCTCGTCGCTTTCGCCGCGCCCTGGGCCGGACGGCTGGCCACCCGATACCCCTCATCGCTGCTGAGCAGCATCGGCCTCGGCGTGCTGGCATGCGGCCTTCTGGCACTGGCGTTGATGCCCGCGCAACCGGCCATCGCGGATGTCATCTGGCGGATGGCACTCAGCGGCATCGGGTTCGGTTTCTATCAGACGCCCAACAACCTGACTGTCATGACCGCCGGCCCGGCCATGCGCAGCGGTGCCGCCAGCGGCATGCTGGCGGTCGCGCGGACGATGGGCTGGTCGTTCGGTTCCGCGCTGGTGGTGGTGATGTTCGGCCTTTCGAGCGGTAGTGGCGGCGCGATCGATTGCCTGTATCTCGCCGTGGCCTTCGCGCTGTCGGGTGCCATTCTCAGCGCATCGCGTGGCGCCATCCGGCATGAAAGAGGCGCCTGA
- a CDS encoding DUF4870 family protein: MTSLYDAPPPGWGSPMNEPQTDASLKTWAWVVHGLYVATFFTGITSIPGVIVAYLKRGDARGTRYESHFTYAIRTFWLGLAGTLLIAMLFLTIIGIPLCAVMIGLLSIWWIIRMVRPIVALLDNRPIADPYTYL; encoded by the coding sequence CGCCCCCCGGCTGGGGATCGCCCATGAACGAACCGCAAACCGACGCATCGTTGAAAACCTGGGCCTGGGTCGTTCATGGGCTGTATGTCGCAACGTTCTTCACCGGCATCACCAGCATACCCGGCGTTATCGTCGCCTATCTCAAACGCGGCGACGCGCGCGGCACGCGTTACGAAAGCCATTTCACCTACGCGATACGCACGTTCTGGCTCGGCCTTGCCGGAACACTCCTGATCGCCATGCTGTTCCTGACGATCATCGGCATTCCGTTATGCGCCGTCATGATCGGTCTCCTCTCCATCTGGTGGATCATCCGCATGGTCCGACCGATCGTCGCCCTGCTCGACAACCGTCCCATCGCCGATCCCTACACCTATCTCTGA